The sequence GTGAACCGCTTTAACCGGGTAAATATTGTCTCTCCCTCCGACCCTGGTCAGTTCCAGCCCGAGATTCTGGCCGAAGCCAAAATGGGACACATAGACGATGAGATGGTTAGTGAAAAGATTCGTCAGCAAATAACCTCTCTCCTCAATGGAGATACGCCCAGTCATGATCCTCAGGGTGAGGCTTACCGCCTGCTGGTGGTGGCCGCTTGTAACTTTTGGAACACGGCTATGCCCTTCCTTTTTGAAAAAATTGAAGATTATACAGAATTACTGATGCCCGAGGACTTACTATCGGGGAACTCCATCCTGGCCTATACTCGCGAGGCTATGACACCCGAGGCTTGCGAGGATGTCGAGGTGATCGGCTGGCTTTATCAGTTTTACATCTCCGAGAAGAAGGACGAGGTGTTCGACGGATTGAAGAAAAACAAGAAAATCACGCCCGAGAACATCCCTGCCGCCACTCAGCTTTTTACTCCGCACTGGATTGTTCGCTACCTGGTGGAAAACTCCCTCGGCCGGCTGTGGTTGCTCAATCGTCCACAGTCACATATTTTCAAAAATATGAAGGAGAGAGGAGAGGATTGTTACTTCATCGAGCCAGTGAAACCTGATACCGATTTCTTGAAAATTAGTAAACCGGAAGAGATCAAGATCTGCGACCCGGCCTGCGGTTCTGGCCACATGCTAACCTATGCTTTCGATCTCCTTTACGCCATTTATGAAGAGGAAGGCTACGAGTCTGCCGAGATCCCGGAGAAGATCCTCACCCACAATCTTTACGGCATTGAGATTGACGAACGCGCAGGGGAACTTGCCGCCTTTGCTCTGACCATGAAGGCTCGAGCTAAACAGCGCCGGTTTTTCAACAAGAGCATCAAGCCTAACATCTGCGTGTTGGAGAATGTTTCATTTTCTTCAGAGGTTATAGATGATTATATTAAATCTTTTGGGACTAATATTTTTACTTCTGAGATTGTTGAAACATTACATCAATTTGATGAAGCTGATAATTTCGGTTCGTTGATTAGGCCTATCGCTACAAGTGTAAAAACCGTATTAGCTACGTTGGGACAATTACAAGCAAGAATTAATGAAAAAATAGGTAGCCAGGAAGAACTACCTGATGATCAGAAATTGATGTTATCCACTCCAAATTTCAAAAAAATCCTGCAAGCCCTACGACAGGCCGATTACCTGTGTCCGAAATACCATGTGGTGGTTGCTAATCCGCCGTATATGGGTAGCGGATCGATGAATGCTGCATTAAAGAAATTCGCGTCAGCTCTGTACCCTGAGGCAAAAAACGATCTCTATTCAATGTTTATTCACCGTTGTATTGGGCTGCCAATCAAAGGTGGCTTCATGTCGATGATAGCTATGCATAGCTGGATGTTTCTTTCACGCTTCGAAAGGTTGAGGTTCTGGATTCTTAAGAACAACGCCATAGTGACTTTGGCTCACCTAGGAGCTCAAGCATTCGATTCTATAGGGGGCGAGGTCGTTTCAACTGCGGCCTTCGTGCTTAAATCATCGGTCCTCCCTGATTATAGTGCAACGTATTTTCGTCTTATAGGCTACCCCGATAGTAAATCAAAGGATCAAGCACTTCTCAACCGTTCTAATGCATTTGAGGCTTCTGCTAAAGAAATACTTGATGTTCCTGGGACGCCGCTGTCATATTGGCTCTCATCAGCTTTCCGGACTCACTTTGTTGATTCTGAAACGTTAGCTTCAAAAGTGGAAACCGCCGTCGGTCTATTCACATGCAACAATGACCGTTTCCTACGGAATTGGCACGAGGTCGGCATAAAGAAAATCGGATTCGACTGCGCAGATAGAATAGAAGCAGAAAATTCTGCTCAGAAGTATTTCCCCATTCAGAAGGGTGGAGGATATCGAAGGTGGTATGGCCTCAATTATCTTATTGTTCAATTTAATGATGACGGTAAAGAGATCCGTGACTACCGAAAAGAATCTGGGCAATCCTGGTCACTTCCGGGTGTTGACTTCTATTTTCGCGCTGGAATCACATGGTCTGGCCTGACAACAGATGCCAATAGTTTCCGATGGTGTGACAAGGGATGCATCTTTGAATCGAACAAAGGACAAATGTTGTTTTCCAAAAGTCCACTGCGCTTTCTAGGCTACATGAATTCTGTTGTTTGTGCCGAATATATTGCTTGCATTAACCCAACATTATCTGTCCAAAGTAATGAGATAAAACGATTACCTTTTGTGGAGTCGCTTCAGATTAATCAAGGAGAGGTTATTGTTAAAGATCTCGTGGAAATCGGACGGGTAGACTGGGACTTCTCCGAAACCTCTTGGGACTTCACCAGCTTGCCACTGCTGAATCCCGACTACCATCAGCCGTCCCTGAAGGCCACATACCAGAAGCTCCACGCCCACTGGCGGGAAATGACGCTGGAGATGCAACGGCTGGAACAAGAGAACAACCGCATCTTCATCGACGCCTATGGCCTGCAGGATGAGCTGACCCCCGAGGTACCACTTAAGGAAATCACTCTGACCTGCAACCCCCACTACCGCTACGGCAACAACAAGAGCGAAGACGAGCTGGAGGCACTGCTCCTGGCAGACACCATGCGCGAGCTAGTCTCCTATGCTGTGGGATGCATGTTTGGCCGCTATTCGCTGGACAAGCCGGGGCTGATCCTGGCCAACCAGGGCGAAACCATAGATGACTATCTGAAGCGAGTTCCTGAGCCCAGCTTCTCTGCTGATGACGACAACGTTATTCCCATGCTTGACGGCGACTGGTTCACTGACGACATCACCGAGCGCTTTCACAAGTTCCTGCGTGTGGCTTTTGGCGATGACTACTACGAAGAGAACCTATCTTTTGTTGAAGAGGGACTGGGTAAGGATATCCGGAAATACTTTCTCAAGGATTTCTACAGCGACCATGTGAAGCGCTACAAGAAACGCCCTATTTACTGGATGTTCTCCAGCCCCAAGGGCAGCTTCAACGCGTTGATCTATATGCATCGCTACCGCCCCGATACAGCCAGCGTGGTACTTACTGATTATCTAAGAGATTTTATAGAAAAACTCTCTGCCCATAAAAAGCACCTTGAGGCTGTTAGTATCAATACCAGGGCTTCCAAGGGAGAAAAGGCAAAAGCACTGAAAGAGATTGAGAAAATTAACAAGACGATCTCTGAACTTGAAGAGTACGAACGGGATGTTTTATATCCTCTGGCAACAGCTCAAGTGGAGATCGACCTGGATGACGGTGTGAAAGTGAATTATCCGAAATTAGGGAAAGCGTTAAAGAAAATAACTGGACTGAGTTAGAGAGGGAATTAGTGAACGAACGAATTACACAAGCCCTAAAAAAGCTTTTTGAAAGACATCGCATTGTATTCTGGTACGATTCCAAGGAAGAACTTCGCGACGATTTCGAGTCCCTTTCTCTGTCTGACGTAGATAAGATAGAGATTCAAAATAATGAATATGCCTTAAAGTACCGAATTCTCAGAGAAGAGCCCGATAAAAAATTCCTGCTCTATCACCAGGGTCCTCAGCCCGAGGCTATGGAGGACTGGCTTCTCGATGTTCAATTATCTCATGGTGAGTTTCGAACTGACCAGACAGCACTTTGGTTATCAGAATTGGAACTGGGTTTTGAATTCATTGGTGTGGTTCAGGACCATTCGGAGTTTTTTACTGCCGTTAAACGCAAAGAATCTCTGAAAAGACTTTTATCCTCTGATGATACATCCGGAATGATCCGTTTGAAAATGCTTGCTGTATGTGCAGGATCGGATTCCCGGCTTGATTCAGTCCAGGAGTACCTGCTTCAGGAGTATTCAGGCGATTCTGAGGAAAAGTACAAACTGATTGAAAGATGTAATTTACACCACGTTTTCTGGAAACTTATAAAGAAGCATTATGCCTATCAATCTGATTCCTGCGGAATCAAGGATTTTACCCTGACCCTGTTTAAATCATCCTATGCCATGGGCATTAATGGCGAACCCAGTCTGAATAGCGATGCCCTTGTATTTCTCAAGCGTTGGAAAGACAGCCGACAGTTTGAGAGCAGTTATGAGAAACTTTCAGCGGAAAGTTCCCGGATTCTGGGAATAGAACAGGATCTTGCTAAGCGGTCCATTAAAGAAGTGGTAGATCTAGACTACTTCCGCCTGATCGATCAAAAAATCATAAGCGATCTAGTCCATGCCGTAGTGAATAGAACAGAAACGCCAGGAACCATCTCTCTTTGGATACGGCAGCGTAGACAGAGTCACTGGTATCATGAGTTTAAGCATCTTTATGAGGCCATCGATTTTGCAGCACAGTATATTACCCTTTGGGAACAAACAGAGTTGAATTTGACCAGTCTCTCAGATGGGATAAAGCGCTATACTCAATCTCTTTTTAAGCTGGATCAGTACTACCGGAAATACACATATCATGTCCGCCTTTCCGGACAGGCTTCACTGATGGAGACTCTGAATGACGTCATTGAGAATCTCTATACCAATGCCTATCTTCTTTCTCTGGGAGACCGTTTTCATCCATTTCTGGAAGATATTACCGGTTGGAACAGTATCCCTTCAAACAGACAGCGTGATTTCTTCAAAACCTATGTCCTACCTTTTTTGAAAAAAGACAAGAAAGTATTTGTCCTTATCTCTGATGCCCTTCGCTATGAGGTTGGGGAAGAGCTTCTGAGTCTGATTAGAAGTGAAGACAGGTACAGCGCCGATCTGGATTCGGCGATTTCCACACTACCCAGTTATACCCAGTTGGGAATGGCGGCCCTGCTCCCTAATAAGAGCATTACTATCTCTGATAATGATTCAGCTACTGTAATGGTTGATGATCAGAGTTCCCAGGGATCTCCTAACAGGCAAAAGATTCTGCAGAACGGTCTTATCGGGAAAAACGGCTGTGTTGTATCTGCAGAAGATTTTCTGAAAATGCCCCGGGAAGGAGAGGCCGGATACAGGAATCTATTCAGTTCAAATGATGTCGTTTATATATATCACAATAGAATAGACGCAGTCGGTGATAAAAGAGAAAGTGAGGATAAGGTATTTGAAGCCGTAGAGAAAACTTTGGAAGAGTTGGTCAACATAATAAAGAAGCTTTCTAATGCCAATGCCACGAATATGCTTGTTACTTCGGATCATGGTTTTATCTACCAGAACAGAGCATTGGATGAGAGTGATTTTGCAGCAGAAGATGCCGAAGGTGATAAGATACTACAGAAAAATCGACGTTTTGTTATAGGTAAAGGCTTGAAGGAAAAACCGGGATTACATAAATTCACGTCTTCCTGGCTGGGACTTTCTGGAGATGTGGAAATTCAGCTTCCCCGTTCTATCAATCGCTTTCGATTAAAAGGAGCTGGTAGCCGTTTTGTTCATGGTGGAGCTACTCTACAGGAAATTGTAATTCCAGTGCTGAAAATCAATAAAAAACGCCAGAGTGATATCTCCTATGTAGATGTTGAGATTATCAGAGGAACAAATTCGGTAATCTCTTCCGGCCAACAGGCCGTACGGTTCTATCAGTCTCAACCTGTTTCAGAAAAAATCCAACCAAGAGTTTTACGGGCGGGGATTTTCACGGAAGAGGGGGAATTAATTTCCGATTCTCATGATTTGATATTTGATTTTACATCTGAAAATCCCCGTGAAAGAGAACTGCAGGTTCAGTTTATCTTAAGCCATGAGGCGGACAAGGCAAACAACAAAGAAGTTGTTTTAAAGCTTGAGGTAAAACATGCTGGAACCAGTTATTACAGCGAGTATAAATCTCTAAGATATACAATTCGGCGCAGCTTTACCTCTGATTTTGATCTGTAAGCGAGGCAACAGGAATGACAGAACTAGATAAGAAAATTAATGATCAATTCCCCGGCTTAGTGGTTAGAAAAGATCTTGTAAAAACCGTTAAAGGGAATGCAATAGTACCCACTTACGTTCTGGAGTATCTTCTGGGACAATACTGTGCCACCAGTGATGAAGCCACCATTCAAACCGGAATTGAAACTGTTAAAGAGATTTTGCGAAAACACTATGTACATAGGAATGAAGCCAACCTTGTCCGCTCTACAATTAAAGAACGTGGACGTAATAAAGTAATTGATAAAGTAACAGTCGACTTGAATGAGAAAATTGATGCCTATGAAGCGACCTTTGAGAACCTAGGAATCAAGAAGGTTCTCATCGACTCGGATACGGTAAAAAGAAACCCAAAGCTGCTGGTCGGCGGTGTCTGGAGTATCTGCGATATCGAGTATGAGTTCTACGATGACAATCAGAATGTCCCCTGGAAACTCTCCTCTTTAAAACCAATTCAGCTTTCTCATTTAGATTTCGAATCCTATATTGAGGCAAGGAAGAAGTTTACAACCGAAGAATGGATTGATGTGTTGATGCAGAGCATAGGTTTGAATCCTGAATCTTTTGGGCACCGCAGCAAGCTTATCCAGCTAGTCCGCCTTATCCCATTCTGTGAAAGGAACTACAACCTGATTGAGTTGGGGCCAAAAGGGACTGGAAAATCCCACATTTATTCCGAGTTCTCTCCTCATGCCACTCTGGTTTCAGGAGGGGAAGCGACGCTACCAAAACTGTTTATAAACAATACGACAAACAAAATCGGTTTAGTCGGTTATTGGGATGTTGTCGCAATGGACGAGTTTGCCGGAAGCAGCAAAAAACCAGATGTCAAACTCATCGATACCCTCAAAAATTACATGGCAAATAAATCGTTCAACAGAGGAACAGGACCTCAGGGAGCTGAGGCTTCTATGGTTTTTATCGGTAATACATCTCACAATGTCCCCTATATGCTGAAACACGGGAATCTTTTCATGGATCTTCCGGAAGCCTACCGGAACAGTAATGGACAGGCTATTCTGGACCGAATGCACTGGTTCCTTCCCGGATGGGAAATGGACAATCTTCGTAGCGAAATGTTCTCCGATGGATATGGTTTCGTCGTAGATTACCTGGCTGAAATACTTCGTTCTCTCCGATCCCATGATTTTTCTGATCGTTACAGTAGTTCATTTTCTCTTTCTTCCGATATTTCCACGCGTGACAGAGATGGAATTAATAAAACCTTTTCAGGATTAATGAAAATCATCTATCCCCATGGTGAAGCTACAAGAGAAGAAATTGAAGAAATATTGAAATTCACTATAGAAGGAAGAAAACGTGTCAAAGATCAATTAATGCGAATAGACCCGACTTATTCTCAAGTAGAATTCTCATACAAGCACTCTGGTGGAAAAAAAATCACTGTTGCTACTCTCGAAGAAGGACAGTATCCCCAGTACTATGGGACTCCCGAAAAAGGCTCCGAAGAGGCAAGTGAAAATATTGATAATACACTTATGGGGAGAAATACAGTCTCTTCAAGTTCTCCTCCTCCACAACCTGAAATTGAACTGAAAGAACACCACGTAATTATTCAGGAAAATCAAAAAGGGATTTCATATGATGATCTTTTTGGTCCCTATCTCAAAGACGCATCTCAAATCACTGTGACTGATCCCTACATACGCCATTTTTATCAGGTCAGAAATATGATGGAGCTCATTGAAACCATTGTGAAAGACAAGGATGAAGATGAGGAAGTGTCGGTACACCTTATTACAGCTACAGATGATTTTAAAATGGAACAACAAATAGGATTGCTTGAACGTATTCAGGATTCATGTAATACAGTTGGAGTCAATTTTACCTGGTCATTTGATGGAACCGGGACTATTCATGCACGGCATATAGTTACAAATCATGGTTGGAAGATTTCTCTGGATAGGGGACTGGATATTTTCCAACAATATGACCAAAATGATGATTTGATTTTTGCGAACAGACTTCAGAAGTACAGGCCTTGTAAGGCTTTTGAGGTGACATTTATTAGAAACGAATAACAACTTATTCAAGGATTTTAGATTATGGTATTATTCACAAGCACAGCTGTCCAAGATAAAATTGCCTTATAAAAAACAGCCCCATTTGACCCCATGAAAAAATATCAGGATTTGTATTAGGATCAAAGCTTTCCACAATTCTCAATCTTTAAGGACACTCTTTTCCTTTTTTCCGTGGCATTCCACATATGGCATTGATATAACTCAGATCTATATCCACAGAGAGGCGGGGGAAATCACGGATGAAGAAGTTGATCGCCGTTCCTCCCTTCAAGGCAAAGTGAGGATATTTCTTAATAAGTGGAAGGAGTTGCAAGAGAAGACGGGATTGATTTAGATACTGCTCATACATAGGATTCGTCCTCCAAAGGGGGAGTAGGTACGGTTATATTGTATTTCTTGTCCAATACCCCAGCTACCCGGATCACACGTTTTCCTGCTCCCAATGAGATAGAGTCAGGATTCAGCTTTGAGAACCAGTCATGCTGATGATATTCAGCCATATACAGAGCCAGGCGATTCACTTTTACACTGCTGCTATGTTCCAGGAGATTCTGTAATAGTGATGCCCGGAGCATCGTAAGATTCTCAGTTATATCCCTGGCTTCGGAAAAACCTATATTGCGGGGAACTTCATCCAGCATTTCAAGATAGGCCAGTTCTGGGGCAGAGATATCCAAAGAGAAATCTCCGAAACTGCGGGAGAGATAAGGCAGGTCTTTCATTTGCATGAAGTTCCGTGTTTTTATAGTCACTGCTTCATTGGTCATCATCTTCCGAAACCACTGTGGTAACTCTTTTACAGAATGTCCGTATAGAAAGATTCTCCGTTCACCCATAGAGAGATACTGACTGAAGCCTTCCTGTTCCAGGGCAAAGAGCCCTTTGGGACTGAGGGAGAGGTTCATTCCCTTTTGAAGAGCATAGAGGGCACCACTCCAATCTACAGTCTGTCCAGCAAGTCCATAGACTCCTTTAGAAGGAGAGACAAGCCAGCCGGATCTCTTATAGCGATTCAAGAGTTGGGGACGGTAACCAAGAGCTGACAGTTCCAGGCTGGTTTTATAACTGTTTTTTTCCCAGTTTTGGAGGAGTTTGTTTATGTTTGGTGCGTTAACTTCACTCATAGTTTACATCTAGCTCCAATATTAAACCATTCTCAAGATTTGCAAAGATATTTAATTGGGTGAATCTGTAATTGTAGGATTATTTTATTTGAGTTTTTCACACAGTTATAGGAATGGAGATATTTTGCTCCCCCTCTTTTTCCAACGGATTGTTTCTGAGGGGAGTATCATGGCTGTGAAGAACCTGTAAAGGCCACAGCCCTTCGGGTGCCTGCGGCAGCCTGTACAGAACCATTCACCTCCATGATAGGAGTGGGGCAAGCCGTTGGCAAAAGAGGAACGGCTTCTTTTGCCGAACTGTCTAGCCAATCTTTTAGGAGGATTCTGTATGAAAAAGAATGATAGGAAGGTGTATACCCCGCAGATAGATGAAGAATCGGTCTTCATGTTGCGCCGGGTAGCCTGGGCAGCTGAAAAGCCCATGACCAAGTCTCTGGATGCCTGTATCCAGAACATCGTGAGTAATCTGGATAGAAAGGCTGTCTGTTCTGCCTGTAAAGATCTCAGATGCCTTGAATGCCCGATTTCCTGGGAGGACCGGAAATCAGAACTCGATTGTATCTTACTTTAATTATTAACTTGGATTTATCCTGAGGGGAGGGTATCCCCGGCTTGATCCAGAGTGATGTAGTTCACATACATATGCCTTCATCCTTTTCTGTGATTCCGTTCCGGATGGCGAAGTGAACAAGCTCTGCCATGCTGTTGAGTCCTAATTTCTCTCTCAATCTGTTTTTGTGCTTTTCAACTGTTTTGAGATGGATATCCAATATCCAGCTTATCTCTTTATTGCTTTTACCCAGGGATACATGTTCCAGGATCTGGGACTGTCTTGTGGTTATCTTTGTATATTTCTGGGGACAGATCTCAAAGTCTTTGTCATCCAGAAGTTCCTGGATCTCCCCTGGGTAGGTTTTGATACACCGAGAGGTCTTTTCGATGCTGCGGCGAAAATCTTCTGGGTTGGATCTGTAATCGATGAGACCAGTTGCTCCGTTCTTGACCGCCTTGACTCCCAGAACCTTGTTCAGCCTCCGGCAGAAACAGAGGGTTAGTGGACTCTTCTGCTGCTTCTATATTTCCCTGAGAATGCTGATTCCGTTCATTCTGGGTAGAAAGAGATCCAGTACTATAAACTGGGGGTAAAATCTTTCAATATTTTGAAGGGTCGTGGGTCCGTCCCAGGATGGTTCTGGTGTTCTTATTGTGGCCATAACTGTTCTCCCCGCGTTTTTCACTCATAGGATCAGTTTAGAGCGGAATAAGCGCTTTGGGGCCTAGGGTTTACATTTGACCATTAAATCCGAGATTCCTTGAAGTATTCCTATAAAATAAAAAATAGTTACTGACTTTCAAAAATTTATTAAGTATCGACAGATCTTTCCTAATGAAAGATTTGCAATTTAAATAACAAATCTGACTATTTCGGCAATGGATATTCTAAGCCCCAACCTGTGCCAAACTTGTCGACTAAATCACCATAAATCGAACCCCAGAAAGTATTTTCTACAGGCATATTAACTCTACCATCCACAGATAGTGTATCGAATGCTTTTCGGAGTTCATCCTCGGTATCGAACACTACATGTAGGAAGACTGTATTGTTGATTGGTGTCTCTTCTATCAATGAATCTGATAAGTAGATTGTTACATTCTTATTTATAATGAGAGAACCATGCATAATCTTGTTCTGCCAATTATCACTCATCGGCATCTTTAGATTTGGAGGCATCTCACTCCAATACATGATCTCGGTCGTCCCACCAAAAATGTCTTTATAGAAGTTTATTGCTTTTTCAGCGCTACCGGGCAAATTAAGGTAAGGTGTAAGTGTCATATATCCTCCTCCTGGATTATATTACTTAAAAAAAATTCGGATTTTGTTTAACAATCAAAATCCTCAACCAAGAATCTAATTGATTAGGCTTTTGCTGTTTTGCCAGTTTCTGCAAACATTTTAAAATTCTGCATCATCTGTTTCGTTTGTGATTTAAACATGAAGGGAAGCAACATACCCATCAGTTTCATTGGAAAGCTGGTGAATTGAAAATCTGTATCTGTTACCCATCGGGTTTTATCACCTTCTGCAAAGAAATAATTCTTATTGATATTGAGCACGCCATTAGCTTCATAAGTACAGGAAAATTCGTCAGGCATATTATAAACAAGTATAGTTTCTATCATTTCCATTTCGCCTTTTCCCTGTTTATAACGTAGACGAGATTTAGCATCTTTTGTTCGTTGAATTCCCTCAACATGCTCAATTCCCAGGAAAGTTGGTTGCCATTTGTTTAGATTGTCAGGATTATCAAATATCGCTATCATTTTTTCACGAGGAATATCTATCAAAACTTCAACTTTGTAATGCATTAATAACTAACCTCCGTATTTCAATACTAATCTAAGTTTATTATACGATCTGGAGGAAAACAAATAGAGTCTTGATCTTTTAATCAAGACTCATAATTAAACTCAAATTAAAATATGTTAATTATGGCAGGTTGCAGAGTCTTTAGACTGAATTGATACTTCAAAGTCACAAGCTATAATCTCCTTTAAAACCTGTAAGTCAATATCATCGAGTTTATTAATATAAAGACAAGCTACTGATTTTTTATACTTTCCCAATCGGTTGTAAAGTTCTGCTGCTTCTTTAAATTCGTCACCAATATAATAAGTCATATTTGACTTTCTAGGTGAAAACCCGGCTATTGGCATGATTCCTTCCCGCCCGCTTTCATATTTATATCGAAGTTCCCCGAAGCCTATAATCGAAGTACCCCACATAACAGGTGGAAGCTTTGTAATTTCCTCGTAAATTTTTAAAGATATAATTGAATCTGCTTTACGTCGAGGATTATCAATATTTGAAATAAAATCATCTACTGATGCTAATGTCGGTTTAGTTTTATTTTCAGCCATCGTCTCTCCAAATACATATGCTCTTTAAGATTAATAGGATAGTCATGACTCTTTACAGTGACTCGACATGTACCTTAAAATTATCGAGAATAGCCTGCCAGCCTGCCTTTTGCATCTCCGGTGAAGCTTGATCATCGGGATCAAATGTTTCAGTAACTTTTGTAACCGCTGCTTCTGTTTAGAATAAGATTTTCACTTCTCTACCCATCTGCCAGTGAAAAGGCAATCATTTCATGTTCTAGTATCACTCATTTTTTACTCCTATGTTCATTAAAAACCCGATGTAACTCAGCAATATCCAATTTCTTCATGTTTAATAAGGCTTTTGTCACTGCCTGTTTCTGACTATCAATTCCATCATTCATCAATTTACCTAGATCCTCAGGTACAATCTGCCAGGAAACACCAAATTTGTCTTTCAGCCATCCGCATTGCTCTACTTCGGATACCGCTGAGAGTTTATTCCAGAAGTAATCTATTTCATTCTGATCTTTACAGGAAATGATAAATGACAAGGCTTCATTGAATTGAAACTTATGATCATAAGCGCTGTCGGAGACAGTTATCCAGGTCTCACTCAGTTTGATATCGGAAAACATGACAGTCCCCTCTTTATCCGGTTCCATACCGGTGGGATACCTGACCATTAAACCCTTTTCTGAAGAAGGAAATATAGATCTATAAAAAAGGCCTGCCTCTTCTGCTTTGCCACAAATATTACCGACAAACAGCATGGATGGGATAATAGGGGGTCTCGGATCACCGCCGGGATCGGTAAGTATCAGCTGCCAGGTCATACCAAAACGGTCCTTCACCCAGCCGTAAAAGGGACTGAAATCGTATTCTCCCAGCTCCATCAAAGCTTCTCCACCTTCTATGAGCCTCTTCCATATTCTGTTCAACTCATCTCTTGCAGCTTCTTCAGGATTTTCCTGTTCCTGAAAAAAAAGAGGATCGAAATTTACCATCATCGAGATAGAGGGATTTAATTGGAATTGTGGTCCTGCGCTGATCGCTTCAAATCTCTGTCCCCAGACTTCAAATATAAGAGAATCACAATCACCGGAAGGAGTATCTTCAATTATA is a genomic window of Oceanispirochaeta sp. M1 containing:
- the pglX gene encoding BREX-1 system adenine-specific DNA-methyltransferase PglX, with translation METLKLKRFAQFARRSLIEQVSTKLKLILSENSSARRERPETIKKLEETIQNSDKEQIIERVAYIWFNRFCALRFMDVNRFNRVNIVSPSDPGQFQPEILAEAKMGHIDDEMVSEKIRQQITSLLNGDTPSHDPQGEAYRLLVVAACNFWNTAMPFLFEKIEDYTELLMPEDLLSGNSILAYTREAMTPEACEDVEVIGWLYQFYISEKKDEVFDGLKKNKKITPENIPAATQLFTPHWIVRYLVENSLGRLWLLNRPQSHIFKNMKERGEDCYFIEPVKPDTDFLKISKPEEIKICDPACGSGHMLTYAFDLLYAIYEEEGYESAEIPEKILTHNLYGIEIDERAGELAAFALTMKARAKQRRFFNKSIKPNICVLENVSFSSEVIDDYIKSFGTNIFTSEIVETLHQFDEADNFGSLIRPIATSVKTVLATLGQLQARINEKIGSQEELPDDQKLMLSTPNFKKILQALRQADYLCPKYHVVVANPPYMGSGSMNAALKKFASALYPEAKNDLYSMFIHRCIGLPIKGGFMSMIAMHSWMFLSRFERLRFWILKNNAIVTLAHLGAQAFDSIGGEVVSTAAFVLKSSVLPDYSATYFRLIGYPDSKSKDQALLNRSNAFEASAKEILDVPGTPLSYWLSSAFRTHFVDSETLASKVETAVGLFTCNNDRFLRNWHEVGIKKIGFDCADRIEAENSAQKYFPIQKGGGYRRWYGLNYLIVQFNDDGKEIRDYRKESGQSWSLPGVDFYFRAGITWSGLTTDANSFRWCDKGCIFESNKGQMLFSKSPLRFLGYMNSVVCAEYIACINPTLSVQSNEIKRLPFVESLQINQGEVIVKDLVEIGRVDWDFSETSWDFTSLPLLNPDYHQPSLKATYQKLHAHWREMTLEMQRLEQENNRIFIDAYGLQDELTPEVPLKEITLTCNPHYRYGNNKSEDELEALLLADTMRELVSYAVGCMFGRYSLDKPGLILANQGETIDDYLKRVPEPSFSADDDNVIPMLDGDWFTDDITERFHKFLRVAFGDDYYEENLSFVEEGLGKDIRKYFLKDFYSDHVKRYKKRPIYWMFSSPKGSFNALIYMHRYRPDTASVVLTDYLRDFIEKLSAHKKHLEAVSINTRASKGEKAKALKEIEKINKTISELEEYERDVLYPLATAQVEIDLDDGVKVNYPKLGKALKKITGLS
- the pglZ gene encoding BREX-1 system phosphatase PglZ type A, with product MNERITQALKKLFERHRIVFWYDSKEELRDDFESLSLSDVDKIEIQNNEYALKYRILREEPDKKFLLYHQGPQPEAMEDWLLDVQLSHGEFRTDQTALWLSELELGFEFIGVVQDHSEFFTAVKRKESLKRLLSSDDTSGMIRLKMLAVCAGSDSRLDSVQEYLLQEYSGDSEEKYKLIERCNLHHVFWKLIKKHYAYQSDSCGIKDFTLTLFKSSYAMGINGEPSLNSDALVFLKRWKDSRQFESSYEKLSAESSRILGIEQDLAKRSIKEVVDLDYFRLIDQKIISDLVHAVVNRTETPGTISLWIRQRRQSHWYHEFKHLYEAIDFAAQYITLWEQTELNLTSLSDGIKRYTQSLFKLDQYYRKYTYHVRLSGQASLMETLNDVIENLYTNAYLLSLGDRFHPFLEDITGWNSIPSNRQRDFFKTYVLPFLKKDKKVFVLISDALRYEVGEELLSLIRSEDRYSADLDSAISTLPSYTQLGMAALLPNKSITISDNDSATVMVDDQSSQGSPNRQKILQNGLIGKNGCVVSAEDFLKMPREGEAGYRNLFSSNDVVYIYHNRIDAVGDKRESEDKVFEAVEKTLEELVNIIKKLSNANATNMLVTSDHGFIYQNRALDESDFAAEDAEGDKILQKNRRFVIGKGLKEKPGLHKFTSSWLGLSGDVEIQLPRSINRFRLKGAGSRFVHGGATLQEIVIPVLKINKKRQSDISYVDVEIIRGTNSVISSGQQAVRFYQSQPVSEKIQPRVLRAGIFTEEGELISDSHDLIFDFTSENPRERELQVQFILSHEADKANNKEVVLKLEVKHAGTSYYSEYKSLRYTIRRSFTSDFDL
- the brxL gene encoding BREX system Lon protease-like protein BrxL, which gives rise to MTELDKKINDQFPGLVVRKDLVKTVKGNAIVPTYVLEYLLGQYCATSDEATIQTGIETVKEILRKHYVHRNEANLVRSTIKERGRNKVIDKVTVDLNEKIDAYEATFENLGIKKVLIDSDTVKRNPKLLVGGVWSICDIEYEFYDDNQNVPWKLSSLKPIQLSHLDFESYIEARKKFTTEEWIDVLMQSIGLNPESFGHRSKLIQLVRLIPFCERNYNLIELGPKGTGKSHIYSEFSPHATLVSGGEATLPKLFINNTTNKIGLVGYWDVVAMDEFAGSSKKPDVKLIDTLKNYMANKSFNRGTGPQGAEASMVFIGNTSHNVPYMLKHGNLFMDLPEAYRNSNGQAILDRMHWFLPGWEMDNLRSEMFSDGYGFVVDYLAEILRSLRSHDFSDRYSSSFSLSSDISTRDRDGINKTFSGLMKIIYPHGEATREEIEEILKFTIEGRKRVKDQLMRIDPTYSQVEFSYKHSGGKKITVATLEEGQYPQYYGTPEKGSEEASENIDNTLMGRNTVSSSSPPPQPEIELKEHHVIIQENQKGISYDDLFGPYLKDASQITVTDPYIRHFYQVRNMMELIETIVKDKDEDEEVSVHLITATDDFKMEQQIGLLERIQDSCNTVGVNFTWSFDGTGTIHARHIVTNHGWKISLDRGLDIFQQYDQNDDLIFANRLQKYRPCKAFEVTFIRNE